GACAAGCTTCTTCAATTTATTCAGCAGATTCCGCAGGACAACAGCGGCAATCTTAAGATGTATTGGGATTATCTGCAAGAGAGCATGACACAGGACAGAATGTTCACAAAATATGTCACTCTTCTCCAAAAGAGCACAATTGTTAATAAAGCACAGATACATAAGGCAATAGAAGACAATAACATTGCATACAACGTAGACTTTGTTATTAAACCTATAGGCTTTACTCCTGATTCTTCTATCAAAGTATCAAATGATGAGATTAAGGCTTATTATGAGAAAATCAAAAAAACTCTTAGACAGCAAGAGAGCAGAGATGCAGAATTTGTAGCCTTTGAGGTTAAGCCTTCTGCTGAGGATATGGCAATTGCAAAGAAAGATATAGATAAGGTTTTCCCTGAATTTCAGGGGGTCGCGACGGAGTCTGATATGAAGACTTTCCTTGCCAGAAATTCAGATGCAAAATTTGAAGGCTCATACTTCAAAAGAGGAGATCTTGCATCTGTTTCACAGCCGCTGGATGATTTTGCGGCAACTGCTTCCGCAGGAGCTGTTTTGCCTGTACAATTATCTGAAAATGTTTACTTTGCAGCAAAAGTAATGGGTGTTAAAGAGATGCCTGATTCAGTATTTGTTAAGCAGATATTTGTTAAGAACAATGAGAAGGAGGCAGATAGCCTTATTCAGGTAATCAATAAAGGCGGCAACTTTGCAGCGCTTGCAGCACAATATGCAGGTGGTCAGCAGGTACCGGCAGGAATGGAACCCGGAGATATAGGCTGGATGACACAACAATATATGATGCCTGGCTTTGAGAAAGTTATGGATGCAAAAGCAGGTGATATATTCAAAGTAAAGAGCAACTATGGCTGGCATGTTGTTAAAGTATCTCAGGTTACCAAGCCAATAAGGAAAGCTCAAGTAGCAATTCTTTCTAAAGAGGCTGTTGCAGGAAAAGAGACATTTGCCGGTTATTATGCTCAAGCAAATAACGTTGTTGAAAAGTGCGGAAAGGATATTAAGAAATTTGAACAATATGCACGTTCTCACGGAGTTACAATGTACCCCGTACAGAATCTGGCTCCAGGTTCAAAGAAGGTTGGCAGCTTTGATGATGTAAAAGAGCTAAGCAGATGGATATTTGAAAATAAAGTAAATGAAGTTTCTCCTATTATTTCCGTTAACAATAAATATTTCTTTGTTGCTGCCGTAAAGATGATTCATGAAGATGGATATGCAACCCTTAAAGAAGTTGCTCCGCAAATCAAGAATTATCTGACAATGCTTAAGACAGGAGAACATCTTGCTCAGGTTTGCAAAAAGACTGTAGGAGATAATCCTGCATCATTGGATATGGTTGCAAATAAACTTGGTCTGACTATCAGCAATCAGAACGGCGTTACCTTCACAAGTCTAACAGAAGGTCAGCAGCTTGACCCTAAGTTCATTGGAGCAATTGCAGGTGCCGCAAACACTAATAAAATTGTTGGTCCTGTTGCAGGAACAATTGGTGTTTACTATTTCCAGATTAAAGGCAAAGAGAGAGGCGCTTACTTTACAGAAAATGACGCAAAGCAGAGAAGCTTGCAAACATTTGCATCCTTGGCAAACTATCTTCCTCAAATCATGGAGCAAGATGCCAACGTAAAGGACAAACGCTACAAGTTCTTCTAGCAGAGAGTTTAACACAATATAAAGTTTAACACAATAAAAAAAAGAGCGGTAAAAATACCGCTCTTTTTTTATGCTATTTATGCCCAGCCGTCTATAACTAGATGTTACCAATATGCTAAACGTATTTTTTATTTAGCTTTTTTAAAAGAAACAACTTCTATTCTCTTGCTGGAACATTTAAGAATTGTGAAGATATATTTTCCTATCTGAAGTTGCGTTTTCTCTTTTGGAAGAGCCTCGGCGACGTTGATAATTAATCCTGCAATTGTTGAATAATCAGTTGATTCCGGCAACTCAAAATCATATTTTTTATTTAGCTCTTTGATTTCCAAACGGGCGGAAAAAATATATTCATCATCACTAATCTTTTTCTCAATCAGCACATCTTTATCCAGCTCATCATTAATATCACCAAAGATTTCCTCTATCAAATCTTCCAGCGTAACTATTCCCTCGGTACCGCCGTATTCATCCCTGACCGCCACAATGGAGACTCTGTTTTTAGTCATGAATTCCAGAAGAGATTGTGCATCTTTATCCATTGATACATAATGAATTGAACGCAACAATTGTTTAATTGAAGATGTGGATTTTTTTAGCAAATCTTTAGAATGCACATATCCAATAATATTATCTATTGTATCGCGATAGACAGGGACTCTGGAATATCCGGAATCCACAAAT
The window above is part of the Bacteroidales bacterium genome. Proteins encoded here:
- a CDS encoding SurA N-terminal domain-containing protein, giving the protein MAVLEKMRVKMGVFISVVIAIALLAFIVDPETLQNAISMFSSKYDIGEVNGKGISSQLFQKRIDYFQKIYQLTTGSNASDEKTTEMINNSAWQNELAQMVIIPDCENAGLAVGDKELIDMSEGTDISPVIAREANFMGTDGSFDKDKLLQFIQQIPQDNSGNLKMYWDYLQESMTQDRMFTKYVTLLQKSTIVNKAQIHKAIEDNNIAYNVDFVIKPIGFTPDSSIKVSNDEIKAYYEKIKKTLRQQESRDAEFVAFEVKPSAEDMAIAKKDIDKVFPEFQGVATESDMKTFLARNSDAKFEGSYFKRGDLASVSQPLDDFAATASAGAVLPVQLSENVYFAAKVMGVKEMPDSVFVKQIFVKNNEKEADSLIQVINKGGNFAALAAQYAGGQQVPAGMEPGDIGWMTQQYMMPGFEKVMDAKAGDIFKVKSNYGWHVVKVSQVTKPIRKAQVAILSKEAVAGKETFAGYYAQANNVVEKCGKDIKKFEQYARSHGVTMYPVQNLAPGSKKVGSFDDVKELSRWIFENKVNEVSPIISVNNKYFFVAAVKMIHEDGYATLKEVAPQIKNYLTMLKTGEHLAQVCKKTVGDNPASLDMVANKLGLTISNQNGVTFTSLTEGQQLDPKFIGAIAGAANTNKIVGPVAGTIGVYYFQIKGKERGAYFTENDAKQRSLQTFASLANYLPQIMEQDANVKDKRYKFF